The Cucumis melo cultivar AY chromosome 5, USDA_Cmelo_AY_1.0, whole genome shotgun sequence genome has a segment encoding these proteins:
- the LOC127149572 gene encoding uncharacterized mitochondrial protein AtMg00860-like, with product MYDFPDEMVLETLRVNKLYAKFPKCEFSLKKVSFLDHVVSTERVSVDPTKIEVVTSWPRSSTVSEVRSFLGLAGYYRRFVEDFSSILSPLTQLTRKGTSFVWSSACESSFQELRQKLVTALVLTVPYGSGSFVIFSDASKKELDCVLM from the exons ATGTACGATTTCCCTGATGAGATG gttttggagactcttcgagttAATAAGCTATATGCTAAGTTTCCTAAGTGCGAGTTCTCGCTGAAGAAGGTGTCATTTCTTGACCATGTAGTATCCACTGAGAGAGTCTCTGTGGACCCaacgaagattgaagttgtgACCAGTTGGCCTCGATCGTCTACAGTTAGTGAGGTTCGTAGTTTTCTGGGCTTAGCAGGTTATTACAGAAGGTTCGTGGAAGATTTCTCTAGTATACTCAGTCCATTGACTCAGTTGACTAGGAAGGGAACTTCTTTTGTTTGGAGCTCagcatgtgagagtagtttccaGGAGCTTAGGCAGAAGCTTGTGACTGCGCTAGTCCTTACAGTGCCATATGGGTCTGGAAGTTTTGTGATCTtcagtgacgcctccaagaaagAACTAGATTGTGTTTTGATgtag